In Porites lutea chromosome 1, jaPorLute2.1, whole genome shotgun sequence, a single genomic region encodes these proteins:
- the LOC140936031 gene encoding uncharacterized protein gives MRRARGPDGVRLFKVSEFLTPQQCTSYFSRLAAKVRRQTSDDAEIQAVVEEENFTMARETILSITLQHPITYDQYDICAMAKGGSLERLKLGMLQNICQQLELEVPPKPVRRKALYVDLLKKAVNSCTCQLHGQNM, from the coding sequence ATGAGACGTGCACGAGGACCTGATGGAGTTCGTTTGTTCAAAGTATCCGAGTTTCTTACCCCGCAGCAGTGCACTTCATATTTCTCACGTCTTGCAGCGAAGGTCCGACGGCAAACATCTGACGATGCTGAAATCCAAGCTGTAGTAGAAGAGGAAAACTTTACCATGGCAAGAGAAACAATCCTATCTATCACGCTACAGCACCCCATCACTTACGATCAGTACGATATCTGTGCCATGGCCAAGGGAGGATCTCTGGAGCGACTTAAACTTGGAATGCTTCAAAACATTTGTCAGCAACTAGAATTAGAAGTACCTCCCAAGCCTGTTCGCCGCAAAGCGCTCTACGTTGACCTGCTGAAAAAAGCCGTCAACAGTTGTACTTGCCAGCTCCATGGGCAAAATATGTAG